A single genomic interval of Porphyromonas sp. oral taxon 275 harbors:
- a CDS encoding CotH kinase family protein yields the protein MKQEELQRMAAAIAGATGAGSITPQEVGKLFTGVIDYISEVAREGGALGVRKIYTSVEAMKADSAPKGEGDKPLRPGNLVAIYDKTKPAAKDNGRIFVYTGAGFEQLAQLSVQVSNDYSDEDKAKVKLIQTDGDPNSYLAADGSYKPVPIPDAPIQSLSVGGNKMEPDAQGNVDLTIPKAPVQGVAVNGSTVAPNESGIVNIETKSGTVQSVVFNGAKQLPDEAGAVHITTDIVEVDETLSAESTNAVSNAAVSAKLQELSASSISALEAQLSEDETSVTLKLLNKEGGEVASASIPAGGKGGGGDAPTTRIVLSASVDKPQLKVGDSATLSYSYSHVTADSEAAPTGQRATLKMTLRRGATILLERVTPEVSAGSYSFDLTPYLTQAGTLDVLLSAEVSDPEGKTQRRNIATSVRAYSISLSTSHPLAEGLVGYTPGTILNIPYLVTGVGNKTVTLYIDGKAAGAQSVTRSGATSGSLQHPLTSLSEGRHTAQLVAELSLGAEELKSESIYFDFYVGATQEQPRIGILMRREDGHIFGETEHLAPELLAEQFARYSFAYGVYDPLKQPASLSLKVGSAAPSILSVARGAHDYESRASESGRTSISLSTRLGVSYELALRVKPGKVSVSEVSDSLSLALSALGRSNTEENPALWQSGDVAARFLNFDWAAGGWQDGALHLTGRSELTIPAAFFVRDPMTAGASIELELKTSSPRERSSAVFSCVDSRGVGIVITPGEARLKTSSGAEVATKFAAGEWYRLAFVVHPKGSTRLLEIYVNGIRSGVVSYGQGDSLLQAEAMPFRASAEAADLDLRAIRLYSRALTDDELLGNYIASRPEPSELIALYERNEVLGERGEVSLEKLRAQGKSVLRIVGNVPLVNETNNKKYEEQVDVYFYSGFGKEYDFVCKGAGLRIQGTSSTTYPRKNYRIYLDRKKKYNTTLTVGGVEQKELKYAFSPGAVPVSIFTIKADFAESSSTHNTGLAKLIDEAFRKAGILTPPQKANKGVRIAVDGFPCDAFFAGQAAGENTYLGKYNFNNDKAGSEAVFGFSGDDCICLEFLNNSEPLALFTTDNMAAFKTALEFRHPDGLKWDAASEAQKGAVRRLWSWIQSCKGKPTKFQREVADYFDVESLCGWYVMTEYFIMVDQRAKNMMLATWDARKWYFLPYDNDTVLGVRNDGKLVYDYTIDEESFDESIGSYAYAGHDSLLWQLVRQALPSQLDEVAQKIRGVMSKEHVLEVLNGKFMGNWPERVYNKDGEYKYLTPFREQAIDYLYCLQGARYAHRTAIIGDRFALLDAQHLAGTYRADALRLYFSHKFSSDKKRIGITASERYYFGYGYTSKAPQVSGVRADKAGSKVTLTLDTDLIVNDPQNLYGASRMAGIDLSEVSAYIVGTANFDRCTQLRSLDLSCSTGQQTLTAITLGACSQLEQLKVAGLKAPSLRSLDLSANSRLKSLDASNTGITDITLASGAPITELRLPDTLTTLRLVHLPLLKREGLKGLRTDGISRLWFEDCPLISWEQLLEELSAVTHLRIVGVKMEGSASWLTRFLGKGGLSASGALTTTCALVGSYRLTEYLEEEELARLTAHFPELSIQQPEYTVIGYYNRWTSKEGLPVDLSVMDKWFNRDNNTGYGTGQPYKPSGHILRITAARHRWRGIEARRGEMVVYQLRDEHSGYYADATELKRCTPSDLSSAEEGGLWVNEPHYWYKGVHDGETGTDYHVYSSLLERPRMPEGKLYTSTEVISVLKPVLQHYIRVPKGTKADGSVAVESLIYKHLAAFTNEEGCNLYAYIKIPVSGYKRVRFPICNNGYTDSDNESIGVYSPEDKQPAPYQNRYRYERGVSIASVFTDAEGKVIRIIRLSNKEYPIMYRDYVAAVPAGATHLYTSVLTELIDEELDVWLTSSDKPEDWEPHWQEHRETWIAATPLHWQPGETLPSMRIGENIPLGRRDEERWIFYLRHGYYDNVSYEEFKDLRNLLYAEIGTFDIKGYYGKCQYYINSPSYRYWTLPEAGMLGTRAKTLQGTKDDNLTPAVITDDGLGSVNRKACTMPSALGYTWAITGVCSTLSSPQRDTTVLAATKNPSISFTHQLRRQNTQLTNHPYGIKFGFTEEWRNASSAALKKARRIIHTSRWYSSEGQEKSHIREMLGGRYMDILSRRNYVDRVQGLATGCYANFYNSGDKDAILSTEPDIGSYDDQMQLFSTQSRLERTAMIPVYRGKVIKARTLAELRALKNYQFLLDEKADFTKW from the coding sequence ATGAAGCAGGAAGAATTACAGCGCATGGCAGCCGCCATCGCAGGCGCCACAGGAGCAGGGAGTATCACCCCGCAGGAGGTCGGAAAGCTCTTCACGGGCGTCATCGACTACATCAGCGAGGTAGCGCGTGAGGGCGGCGCCCTAGGTGTGCGCAAGATCTACACGAGCGTCGAGGCGATGAAGGCCGACAGCGCGCCCAAGGGCGAGGGGGACAAGCCCCTTCGCCCAGGCAACCTCGTAGCCATCTACGACAAGACGAAGCCCGCCGCTAAGGACAACGGCCGCATCTTCGTCTACACGGGGGCGGGCTTTGAGCAGCTCGCCCAGCTCAGCGTCCAGGTGTCCAACGACTACAGCGACGAGGACAAGGCTAAGGTCAAGCTCATCCAAACGGATGGCGACCCCAACAGCTACCTCGCTGCCGATGGAAGCTACAAGCCTGTCCCCATCCCCGACGCTCCTATTCAGAGCCTCTCGGTAGGCGGTAATAAGATGGAGCCTGACGCGCAGGGCAACGTCGACCTTACCATCCCTAAGGCCCCTGTGCAGGGGGTGGCGGTCAATGGCAGCACGGTCGCACCTAACGAGTCGGGCATTGTCAACATCGAGACCAAGAGCGGCACTGTGCAGAGCGTCGTCTTCAACGGGGCGAAGCAGCTCCCCGACGAGGCGGGCGCGGTGCACATCACCACCGACATCGTCGAGGTGGACGAAACACTCTCCGCCGAGAGCACCAACGCCGTCTCCAATGCCGCCGTGTCGGCCAAGCTGCAAGAGCTCAGCGCCTCGAGTATCTCCGCCTTAGAGGCTCAGCTCTCGGAGGACGAGACGAGCGTCACCCTCAAGCTCCTCAACAAGGAGGGCGGAGAGGTGGCTTCGGCGAGCATCCCTGCAGGTGGCAAGGGCGGCGGCGGGGATGCCCCAACTACGCGTATCGTTCTGAGCGCCTCGGTGGATAAGCCGCAGCTTAAGGTCGGCGATAGCGCCACCCTCAGCTACAGCTATAGCCACGTGACGGCGGATAGCGAGGCGGCGCCCACGGGGCAGCGTGCCACGCTGAAGATGACCCTGAGGCGCGGGGCGACCATCCTCCTGGAGCGTGTGACCCCCGAGGTCAGCGCGGGTAGCTACAGCTTCGACCTCACCCCCTACCTCACGCAGGCAGGGACGCTCGACGTGCTCCTCTCGGCCGAGGTGAGCGACCCCGAGGGCAAGACCCAGCGCCGCAACATCGCCACCTCTGTGCGCGCCTACAGCATCAGCCTATCGACGAGCCACCCCCTTGCAGAGGGACTCGTCGGTTATACCCCTGGCACCATCCTCAACATCCCCTACCTCGTCACAGGCGTAGGCAACAAGACCGTCACGCTCTATATTGACGGCAAGGCTGCGGGGGCGCAGAGCGTGACCCGCTCAGGCGCCACGAGCGGAAGCCTGCAGCACCCCCTTACCTCTCTCTCCGAGGGACGACACACGGCACAGCTTGTGGCAGAGCTCTCCCTCGGCGCCGAAGAGCTCAAGAGCGAGAGCATCTACTTCGACTTCTACGTCGGAGCGACGCAGGAGCAGCCACGCATCGGCATCCTTATGCGCCGCGAGGACGGACACATCTTCGGCGAGACGGAGCACCTCGCCCCCGAGCTCTTAGCGGAGCAGTTCGCCCGCTACAGCTTCGCCTACGGCGTCTACGACCCCCTCAAACAGCCAGCAAGCCTCAGCCTCAAGGTAGGCAGCGCTGCACCTAGCATCCTCTCCGTCGCACGCGGGGCGCATGACTATGAGAGCCGAGCCTCGGAGAGTGGGCGCACAAGTATCAGCCTCTCCACGCGCCTCGGCGTAAGCTACGAGCTGGCGCTGCGCGTCAAGCCTGGCAAGGTGTCCGTTAGCGAGGTCAGCGATAGCCTCAGCCTCGCCCTCTCAGCCCTCGGCAGGTCCAATACCGAGGAGAACCCCGCCCTATGGCAGAGCGGGGATGTGGCGGCGCGCTTCCTCAACTTCGACTGGGCGGCGGGCGGCTGGCAGGACGGAGCGCTGCACCTGACGGGGCGCAGCGAGCTGACCATCCCCGCGGCTTTTTTTGTCCGCGACCCCATGACGGCGGGGGCAAGCATAGAGCTAGAGCTTAAGACCTCGAGCCCCCGCGAGCGATCGAGCGCCGTCTTCAGCTGCGTCGACAGTCGAGGGGTGGGCATCGTCATCACCCCTGGCGAGGCACGGCTCAAGACCAGTTCAGGGGCGGAGGTCGCCACTAAGTTCGCCGCGGGCGAGTGGTATCGCCTGGCCTTCGTCGTGCATCCGAAGGGTAGTACAAGGCTCCTCGAAATCTACGTCAACGGCATCCGCTCGGGCGTCGTCAGCTACGGGCAGGGGGATAGCCTCCTGCAGGCTGAGGCGATGCCCTTCCGCGCCTCTGCAGAGGCTGCCGACCTCGACCTCAGAGCCATCCGTCTCTACAGCCGCGCGCTGACGGACGACGAGCTCCTGGGCAACTACATTGCTTCTCGCCCCGAACCATCGGAGCTCATCGCCCTCTACGAGCGCAATGAGGTCCTCGGCGAGCGCGGGGAGGTGTCGCTCGAGAAGCTGCGCGCTCAGGGCAAGAGCGTGCTGCGCATCGTAGGTAACGTGCCACTGGTCAATGAGACCAACAACAAGAAATACGAGGAGCAGGTGGATGTCTACTTCTACAGCGGCTTCGGCAAGGAATACGACTTTGTCTGCAAGGGCGCAGGGTTACGCATACAGGGAACCTCGTCCACAACCTACCCGCGTAAGAACTACCGCATCTACCTCGACCGAAAGAAGAAGTACAACACGACGCTCACGGTGGGCGGCGTCGAGCAGAAGGAGCTCAAGTATGCCTTCTCCCCTGGCGCTGTGCCCGTCTCCATCTTCACCATCAAGGCGGACTTCGCCGAGAGCTCGTCCACGCATAACACGGGGCTCGCGAAGCTCATCGACGAGGCCTTCCGCAAGGCGGGCATCCTCACGCCCCCGCAGAAGGCGAATAAGGGTGTGCGCATCGCTGTCGACGGCTTCCCCTGCGATGCCTTTTTCGCAGGACAGGCGGCGGGCGAGAACACCTATCTCGGCAAGTACAACTTCAACAACGACAAGGCGGGCAGCGAGGCCGTCTTTGGCTTCTCAGGCGACGACTGCATCTGCCTGGAGTTCCTCAACAACAGCGAGCCGCTGGCGCTCTTCACGACGGATAACATGGCAGCCTTCAAGACGGCCCTCGAGTTCCGTCATCCCGACGGGCTCAAATGGGATGCCGCCAGCGAGGCGCAGAAGGGAGCCGTTCGACGCCTGTGGTCCTGGATTCAGAGCTGCAAGGGCAAGCCCACAAAGTTCCAGCGCGAGGTCGCTGACTACTTCGACGTGGAGAGCCTCTGCGGCTGGTACGTCATGACCGAGTACTTCATCATGGTCGACCAACGCGCGAAGAATATGATGCTCGCCACCTGGGACGCCCGTAAGTGGTACTTCCTCCCCTATGACAATGATACGGTCCTTGGCGTGCGCAATGATGGTAAGCTGGTCTATGACTACACCATCGACGAGGAGAGCTTCGACGAGAGCATCGGCTCCTACGCTTATGCGGGACACGACTCCCTGCTTTGGCAGCTCGTACGCCAGGCACTGCCTAGTCAGCTCGACGAGGTGGCGCAGAAGATCCGTGGCGTCATGAGCAAGGAGCATGTCCTCGAGGTCCTCAACGGCAAGTTCATGGGCAACTGGCCCGAGCGCGTCTACAACAAGGACGGGGAGTACAAGTACCTCACGCCCTTCAGAGAGCAGGCCATCGACTACCTCTACTGTCTGCAGGGGGCACGCTATGCTCACCGAACGGCCATCATCGGCGACCGATTCGCCCTCTTGGACGCGCAGCACCTGGCGGGCACCTACCGCGCCGACGCGCTGCGCCTCTATTTCTCGCATAAGTTCTCCAGCGACAAAAAGCGCATAGGCATCACCGCCAGCGAGCGCTACTACTTCGGCTATGGATACACCTCCAAGGCGCCGCAGGTCTCGGGCGTTCGTGCCGACAAGGCGGGTAGCAAGGTGACGCTCACGCTCGACACGGACCTCATCGTCAACGATCCGCAGAACCTCTACGGGGCGAGCCGCATGGCAGGGATCGACCTCTCGGAAGTCAGTGCCTACATCGTCGGCACGGCAAACTTCGACCGCTGCACGCAGCTCCGATCTCTCGACCTCAGCTGCAGCACGGGGCAGCAGACGCTCACAGCCATCACCCTCGGCGCCTGCAGCCAGCTCGAGCAGCTGAAGGTGGCAGGGCTTAAAGCCCCCTCCCTGCGCTCCCTGGACCTCTCGGCCAACAGCCGTCTCAAGAGCCTCGACGCCTCGAATACGGGGATTACTGACATCACCCTTGCCTCGGGGGCGCCCATCACGGAGCTCCGCCTGCCCGATACGCTCACCACGCTGCGCCTGGTACACCTACCCCTGCTCAAGCGCGAAGGGCTCAAGGGGCTCAGAACCGATGGCATCAGCCGTCTGTGGTTCGAGGACTGTCCCCTCATCAGCTGGGAGCAGCTCCTAGAGGAATTGAGCGCCGTGACGCACCTGCGCATTGTAGGCGTCAAGATGGAGGGCTCAGCCAGCTGGCTGACGCGCTTCCTTGGCAAGGGAGGCCTCAGCGCCTCAGGAGCGCTCACCACGACCTGCGCGCTGGTGGGGAGCTACCGCCTCACCGAGTACCTCGAGGAGGAGGAGCTCGCGCGACTGACGGCACACTTCCCAGAGTTGTCGATCCAACAGCCTGAATACACGGTCATAGGCTACTATAATCGCTGGACCAGCAAGGAGGGGCTACCCGTAGACCTCTCGGTCATGGATAAGTGGTTCAACCGCGACAACAACACGGGCTACGGCACAGGACAGCCCTACAAGCCCTCAGGGCACATCTTACGCATCACTGCTGCACGCCACCGCTGGCGCGGCATTGAGGCGCGTCGCGGCGAGATGGTCGTCTACCAGCTCAGAGACGAGCACTCGGGCTACTATGCCGATGCCACGGAGCTCAAGCGCTGCACCCCCTCGGACCTCTCCAGCGCCGAGGAGGGCGGACTGTGGGTCAATGAGCCGCATTATTGGTACAAGGGCGTGCATGACGGCGAGACAGGCACTGACTACCACGTCTACTCCTCGCTCCTGGAGCGCCCACGAATGCCCGAGGGCAAGCTGTACACCTCGACCGAGGTCATCAGTGTGCTGAAGCCCGTGCTCCAGCACTACATCCGCGTACCCAAGGGCACCAAGGCGGACGGCTCGGTAGCCGTCGAGTCGCTTATCTATAAGCACCTGGCGGCCTTTACCAATGAGGAGGGGTGCAACCTCTATGCCTATATCAAGATCCCCGTATCGGGCTATAAACGCGTACGCTTCCCGATCTGCAATAACGGCTATACCGACAGCGACAACGAGAGTATCGGGGTGTACTCCCCAGAAGATAAGCAGCCCGCGCCTTACCAAAATCGCTACAGATACGAGCGCGGGGTGTCCATCGCCTCCGTCTTCACAGATGCCGAGGGCAAGGTCATCCGTATCATTCGTCTCTCGAACAAGGAGTACCCCATCATGTACCGCGACTACGTGGCCGCTGTGCCTGCAGGCGCGACGCACCTCTATACCTCGGTGCTCACAGAGCTCATCGATGAGGAGCTGGACGTGTGGCTCACCTCGTCGGACAAGCCCGAGGACTGGGAGCCGCACTGGCAAGAACACAGAGAGACTTGGATAGCCGCCACACCGCTGCACTGGCAGCCTGGGGAAACCCTCCCCTCGATGCGGATCGGAGAGAACATCCCCCTAGGCCGACGAGACGAGGAGCGGTGGATCTTCTACCTCCGACATGGGTACTACGACAACGTTAGCTATGAGGAGTTCAAGGACCTCCGTAACCTCCTCTACGCAGAGATCGGCACCTTTGACATCAAGGGATATTACGGCAAATGCCAGTACTACATCAATAGCCCATCTTATAGGTATTGGACGCTCCCAGAGGCGGGGATGCTCGGAACACGAGCCAAAACTTTACAGGGGACAAAGGATGACAATCTCACCCCAGCAGTCATCACCGACGATGGTCTAGGCTCTGTTAACAGGAAGGCTTGCACTATGCCCTCAGCCCTTGGCTACACCTGGGCGATTACGGGCGTATGCAGCACGCTAAGCTCCCCGCAGCGCGACACTACTGTGCTCGCCGCCACAAAGAACCCCAGCATCTCCTTTACCCACCAGCTACGACGACAGAACACCCAGCTCACGAACCACCCGTATGGGATTAAGTTCGGCTTCACCGAAGAATGGCGCAATGCCTCATCCGCAGCTCTCAAGAAAGCTCGACGTATCATACACACAAGTAGATGGTACAGCTCTGAGGGGCAAGAGAAGAGCCACATCAGAGAGATGCTTGGCGGGCGGTACATGGACATCCTCTCCCGTCGCAACTACGTAGACCGAGTGCAGGGGTTAGCTACTGGCTGCTACGCCAACTTTTACAATTCGGGTGACAAGGATGCGATACTCTCCACAGAGCCCGATATAGGGAGCTACGATGATCAGATGCAGCTCTTCAGCACCCAATCGAGGCTAGAGCGCACTGCAATGATCCCCGTATATCGCGGCAAGGTCATCAAGGCCCGTACGCTCGCGGAGCTCCGCGCACTCAAGAATTATCAGTTCCTCCTTGACGAGAAGGCGGACTTCACTAAGTGGTAA
- a CDS encoding DUF935 family protein, whose product MARRTKKTQKRITSGGSYNPGTDIVLSAPQLFYFDIDRYISSVIAASSIDFSRRSQLYDMYESAFLDLHLGGVMAKRLRGVTRLSIEFQRNGVPDEELNRQLASPWMKSLRKDIIMAEFWGYSLFQFYRDEEGLLRYDLIPRKHYNPISRKLLRRQYDNDGVDIDAYDNMLFVGEERSLGVLAELMPAILYKRNNIGDWAKFCEIFGIPIRKYTYNAGDEKTRDRLLRDAYEQGVGAVYITPEESSLEIVEAGNKAGSSQLYKDFTDYWDRAISIRVLGNTLTTDASATGTQALGTIHKEVEEELNEDDCATILDVLNYHLKPILEALGFHVSDGDFVYAVKEKHDPLQRAELYLKAKQLGLPLDDDEMYETMNIKKPDNYEEQRAQLAEQRAALSERFDDNQEDKDEEERKEKRKLKARLSRFFGLALGDTAEGSDF is encoded by the coding sequence ATGGCAAGACGAACTAAGAAGACCCAAAAGCGTATCACCTCGGGCGGCTCCTACAACCCAGGGACAGATATCGTCCTCTCTGCGCCGCAGCTCTTCTATTTCGACATAGACAGATACATATCCAGCGTCATCGCCGCAAGCAGCATCGACTTCAGCCGCCGAAGCCAGCTCTACGATATGTATGAGTCAGCCTTCCTTGACCTCCACCTCGGAGGGGTCATGGCCAAGCGACTGAGAGGGGTTACACGCCTGTCAATCGAATTCCAACGCAACGGCGTACCCGATGAGGAGCTCAACCGCCAGCTCGCCTCTCCCTGGATGAAGAGCCTGCGCAAGGATATCATCATGGCGGAATTTTGGGGCTACTCGCTCTTCCAGTTCTACCGAGACGAGGAAGGGCTGCTTCGCTATGACCTCATCCCCCGAAAGCACTACAACCCCATTTCCCGCAAGCTGCTTCGCAGGCAGTACGACAACGATGGCGTGGACATCGATGCCTACGACAACATGCTCTTCGTCGGGGAGGAGCGTTCGCTAGGGGTACTTGCCGAGCTTATGCCCGCGATCCTATACAAGCGCAACAACATCGGCGACTGGGCGAAATTCTGCGAAATCTTCGGCATCCCGATACGCAAGTACACCTATAATGCGGGCGACGAGAAGACGAGAGACCGCCTGCTCCGTGACGCCTATGAGCAGGGCGTAGGAGCCGTCTATATTACCCCCGAGGAAAGCAGCCTTGAGATCGTCGAGGCGGGCAATAAGGCAGGTTCATCACAGCTATACAAGGACTTCACGGACTACTGGGATCGCGCTATCTCTATCCGTGTACTCGGCAATACCCTGACCACCGATGCCTCGGCGACAGGGACACAGGCGCTGGGCACCATCCATAAGGAGGTCGAGGAAGAGCTCAACGAGGACGACTGCGCCACCATCCTCGACGTCCTCAACTACCACCTCAAGCCCATCCTCGAGGCGCTTGGCTTTCACGTCTCGGACGGCGACTTCGTGTACGCCGTCAAGGAGAAGCACGACCCCCTGCAGCGCGCTGAGCTCTACCTCAAGGCCAAGCAGCTCGGACTTCCCCTCGACGACGACGAGATGTACGAGACGATGAACATCAAGAAGCCCGACAACTATGAGGAGCAGCGGGCTCAGCTGGCCGAGCAGCGCGCCGCCCTCTCCGAGCGATTCGATGACAATCAGGAGGACAAGGACGAGGAGGAGCGCAAGGAGAAGCGCAAGCTCAAGGCGCGCCTCAGCCGTTTTTTCGGCCTAGCCCTCGGGGACACAGCCGAGGGCAGCGACTTCTAA
- a CDS encoding phage virion morphogenesis protein: MQNHDLEGKFRELARELERELNNRLPRRVGVYAKNHFTDNFRKSGFVDGGLHPWQQAKRQLGSGTSARYPTLTSSRNHLMRSIQSTPGRGYVLITNPVPYAAIHNEGGELRVQPTISQQMRKWAWRRYYEEGGKESKDAEKWKGLALTRKKTLTIDIKMPQRQFIGESKELREKIDAAIADVVHRINDKIFT, translated from the coding sequence ATGCAAAATCATGACCTTGAAGGCAAGTTTCGAGAGCTCGCCAGGGAGCTCGAGCGCGAACTGAATAATCGCCTGCCGCGCAGGGTGGGCGTCTACGCCAAGAACCACTTCACCGACAACTTCAGAAAGTCGGGCTTCGTCGATGGAGGGTTACACCCCTGGCAGCAGGCAAAGCGCCAACTGGGCAGTGGCACCTCTGCACGCTACCCTACGCTGACCTCCTCACGCAACCATCTAATGCGGAGCATCCAGTCCACCCCAGGACGCGGCTATGTGCTCATAACGAACCCTGTCCCCTACGCAGCGATACACAACGAGGGCGGCGAGCTAAGGGTGCAGCCCACCATCAGCCAGCAGATGCGCAAGTGGGCTTGGCGACGCTACTACGAGGAGGGCGGAAAGGAGAGCAAGGATGCTGAGAAGTGGAAGGGGCTAGCCCTGACGCGCAAGAAGACGCTAACCATCGACATCAAGATGCCTCAGCGCCAGTTCATCGGGGAGAGTAAGGAGCTGCGCGAGAAAATAGATGCGGCCATCGCCGACGTAGTCCACAGAATTAACGACAAGATATTTACGTGA
- a CDS encoding DUF4494 family protein: MIHWYLCKASSSFGLDADGSSTLQALVRAHSHAEAERLLQEDLAEHYPEGSQYIDVVSVVRRKVEEVSRQQLAEDTATAYYWVKLDYREEGELGKETTRRLLYLVEATDTYDVLESMKALYPVGAGLEDVVSVQRSPIDTIIEREIAPAEVKVYKD, encoded by the coding sequence ATGATACACTGGTATCTCTGCAAGGCCTCGAGCTCCTTTGGCCTCGACGCAGACGGCTCCTCGACGCTGCAGGCGCTCGTGCGCGCCCACTCTCATGCGGAGGCGGAGCGCCTACTCCAGGAGGATCTCGCCGAGCACTACCCCGAGGGGTCACAATACATCGACGTGGTGAGCGTGGTCCGCCGCAAGGTCGAGGAGGTCTCCCGTCAGCAGCTCGCCGAGGACACCGCGACCGCCTACTACTGGGTGAAGCTCGACTACCGCGAGGAGGGCGAGCTGGGCAAGGAGACGACGAGGCGATTGCTCTACCTCGTGGAGGCCACAGACACCTACGACGTGCTCGAGTCAATGAAGGCGCTCTACCCTGTGGGGGCTGGTCTTGAGGATGTCGTCAGCGTGCAGCGCTCGCCCATCGACACGATCATAGAGCGCGAGATCGCTCCCGCCGAGGTCAAGGTCTACAAGGACTAA
- a CDS encoding DUF3164 family protein: MEQVRTVQMTDEEWAEYQALKQQQEESKKALQRQAEREAYRTLSEEAVAEVFPLIKSLNEQMQGAKKTVMERFLGLLKMRNEAFDTEAKQGQYSFVNKECTQRIIIGRYKKFTHDTTAEAGIGLVKEYLETLGTDEESQKLVRIILDLLSENSQGEIEPDKILQLDRYAEEFGSDTFAEGVRIIKESLRFDWTKYYFRAEEKDEAGAWRNVPLAMINI, from the coding sequence ATGGAACAAGTAAGGACCGTCCAAATGACGGACGAAGAGTGGGCTGAGTATCAAGCCCTGAAACAGCAGCAGGAGGAGAGTAAGAAGGCGCTCCAGCGGCAGGCGGAGCGCGAAGCCTACCGCACGCTCAGCGAGGAGGCGGTGGCGGAGGTCTTCCCCCTCATCAAGTCTCTCAACGAGCAGATGCAGGGCGCCAAGAAGACGGTGATGGAGCGCTTCCTCGGCCTCCTGAAGATGCGCAACGAGGCCTTCGACACGGAAGCGAAGCAGGGGCAGTACTCCTTTGTCAACAAGGAGTGCACCCAGCGGATCATCATCGGGCGCTATAAGAAGTTCACCCACGACACGACCGCGGAGGCGGGCATCGGGCTGGTGAAGGAGTACCTCGAAACGCTCGGGACGGATGAGGAGAGCCAAAAGCTGGTGCGCATCATCCTTGACCTGCTGAGCGAGAACTCCCAGGGCGAGATCGAGCCCGACAAGATCCTGCAGCTGGACCGCTACGCCGAAGAATTCGGATCGGACACCTTCGCCGAGGGCGTCCGTATCATTAAGGAATCGCTCCGCTTCGACTGGACGAAGTACTACTTTCGCGCGGAAGAGAAGGACGAGGCGGGTGCCTGGAGGAACGTCCCCCTGGCAATGATTAACATCTAA